Proteins found in one Sulfurimonas sp. genomic segment:
- the era gene encoding GTPase Era — translation MTKAGFVSLIGRPNAGKSTLMNSLLGEKIAMVSQKANATRKRSNAIVMHGDSQIIFVDTPGLHEKEKVLNQFMLDEALKAMGDCDLIVYLAPVTDSTEHYEKFLKLNEKKVKHIIVLSKIDQVSQEKLFKKIAQYNKFSDEFEALIPTAISRQVGHDDLLDTISKNLPDSPYLYDPDDLTSELVRDIYAGFIREGIFENISDEIPYESDVLIDKIEEDGKVDHIYASIIVEKESQKGIIIGKGGEAIKRIGIYSRKKIEILSGKKVFLDLQVIVKKGWSKDKEYLKEIGYTS, via the coding sequence ATGACAAAAGCAGGATTTGTTTCTTTAATTGGAAGACCAAACGCAGGTAAAAGTACCCTAATGAACTCACTTTTAGGTGAAAAGATTGCTATGGTTAGCCAAAAAGCAAATGCTACTAGGAAAAGATCTAATGCTATTGTTATGCATGGAGACTCACAAATAATCTTTGTAGATACTCCTGGACTTCATGAAAAAGAGAAAGTACTAAACCAATTTATGCTTGACGAAGCTCTAAAAGCTATGGGAGACTGTGACTTAATTGTATATCTTGCACCTGTTACTGATTCAACTGAACACTATGAAAAATTTTTAAAACTTAATGAGAAGAAAGTTAAACACATAATTGTTTTAAGTAAGATAGATCAAGTAAGCCAAGAGAAGTTATTTAAAAAAATTGCTCAATACAACAAATTTTCTGACGAATTTGAAGCTCTTATTCCAACTGCTATTTCACGTCAAGTTGGTCATGATGATCTTCTTGATACTATAAGTAAAAATCTACCTGATTCTCCGTATCTTTATGATCCTGATGATCTAACAAGTGAACTTGTACGTGATATATATGCAGGTTTTATACGCGAAGGAATTTTTGAAAACATAAGTGATGAAATTCCATATGAAAGTGATGTTTTGATAGATAAAATAGAAGAAGACGGAAAAGTTGATCATATTTACGCTTCTATTATCGTTGAAAAAGAGAGCCAAAAAGGTATCATTATTGGAAAAGGCGGTGAAGCTATTAAAAGAATAGGGATTTACTCTAGGAAAAAAATAGAAATACTTAGCGGAAAAAAGGTATTTTTAGATCTGCAGGTAATTGTAAAAAAAGGCTGGTCTAAAGATAAAGAATATTTAAAAGAGATAGGTTATACATCATGA
- a CDS encoding murein L,D-transpeptidase family protein, translating into MRLIFLVFITLVHLNANTILDNYRLNGIDSIEKQLDLELTKKEYWDRVLKTKDTRFGYSELYSSFLICDKNSSTLTIYKQDANNTYVQKKVYNAFTGKVNGDKQREGDLKTPVGIYLINDRLSKETKLDPFYGPLAFVTNYPNLYDRMRGKNGSGIWLHGLPINQERDDFTKGCIAIDNQSIECLDRNIKMDKTAIVIYPSKPNFASKDKLSFILSQLYEWRYSWLYNDVEKYLSYYSDDFTRFDGMQIDTFKKYKTRVFKKDEKKTIIFSDISVIAYPASQDVYQVTFKEYYKSRTFEFNGDKTLIVRLDDMNKLKIFIEK; encoded by the coding sequence ATGAGATTAATTTTTTTAGTATTTATTACACTAGTGCATCTGAATGCAAATACAATTTTAGACAACTACAGATTAAATGGCATTGATAGTATTGAAAAACAGCTTGATCTGGAACTTACTAAAAAAGAGTACTGGGACAGAGTTTTAAAAACTAAAGATACACGTTTTGGTTACTCTGAACTTTATTCTTCTTTTTTAATATGTGATAAAAACAGCTCAACTCTCACCATATACAAACAAGATGCAAACAACACCTACGTACAGAAAAAAGTTTATAATGCTTTTACAGGTAAAGTTAATGGTGATAAGCAAAGAGAAGGTGATCTTAAAACTCCTGTAGGTATCTATTTAATAAATGACAGATTAAGTAAAGAGACTAAACTAGACCCTTTTTATGGTCCACTTGCTTTTGTTACAAACTACCCGAATCTATACGATAGAATGCGTGGTAAAAACGGAAGTGGTATCTGGTTACACGGTCTTCCAATAAATCAAGAACGTGACGATTTTACAAAAGGGTGTATTGCAATTGATAATCAAAGCATTGAATGTTTAGATAGAAATATCAAAATGGATAAGACTGCTATAGTTATTTATCCTAGTAAGCCTAACTTTGCATCTAAAGATAAACTATCCTTTATATTATCTCAACTCTACGAATGGAGATACTCTTGGTTATATAATGATGTAGAAAAATACCTGTCATACTATTCCGATGACTTTACTAGGTTTGATGGTATGCAAATAGATACGTTTAAAAAATATAAAACAAGAGTTTTCAAAAAAGATGAGAAAAAAACTATCATTTTTTCAGATATAAGTGTTATAGCTTATCCTGCAAGTCAAGATGTTTACCAAGTTACTTTTAAAGAGTATTATAAATCAAGAACATTTGAATTTAATGGGGATAAAACGCTTATAGTAAGGCTTGATGATATGAACAAGCTAAAAATCTTTATTGAAAAATAG